A DNA window from Daucus carota subsp. sativus chromosome 3, DH1 v3.0, whole genome shotgun sequence contains the following coding sequences:
- the LOC108213514 gene encoding triacylglycerol lipase OBL1-like translates to MARSCSKEFASNYMLLNSENLGFIDLFYIVLSKDLKNRKFIDCSEGAREESSSRRWIIFASIVAQKLLFFLAKPLARFGSKVEYWLNLISSNGGFVGLVQNFLRGRVVEPNKESANFFSITEYTDKRVDLDKSIKPGDWRYLSALSIMAAKASYENKAYLETIVRDHWKMELLGSFNFWNDYQEKANTQAFLCRETRGDEELIVVSFRGTEVFDAEAWSSDVDLSWYELHCGVGKVHGGFLKALGLQKNLGFPKEIEQVDDRPVAYYFIRNMLRELLAANKNAKFIVTGHSLGGALAILFPAILAFHKEDLLLERLQGIYTFGQPRVGDSKFGEFMEEQLKNNSIRYFRTVYCNDIVPRLPYDDNNFMFKHFGECLYVNSFYKGQIVAEEPNKNYFSLLDAIPQMANAVWELARSFVIPYTRGADYKEGALLRVIRLLGVLVPGISAHLPQNYVNASRLVSSDVLRIDD, encoded by the exons ATGGCTCGGAGCTGCAGCAAGGAGTTCGCCAGTAATTATATGCTACTGAATTCAGAGAACTTAGGTTTTATCGACCTGTTTTACATAGTACTTTCCAAGGACTTAAAGAACAGAAAATTCATAGACTGTTCTGAAGGAGCGCGAGAAGAAAGCTCAAGCCGGAGATGGATTATATTTGCTTCAATCGTCGCCCAAAAGCTATTGTTCTTCTTGGCGAAACCCTTGGCACGGTTCGGATCTAAGGTGGAGTATTGGCTCAACTTAATTTCTAGCAATGGTGGCTTTGTTGGCCTAGTTCAAAATTTCTTACGAG GGAGAGTTGTAGAGCCTAATAAAGAATCAGCAAATTTCTTCTCAATTACGGAATATACGGACAAGCGAGTGGATTTAGACAAAAGCATCAAACCTGGAGATTGGAGATACTTGAGTGCACTTTCAATCATGGCTGCTAAAGCTTCTTATGAGAACAAAGCATACCTTGAGACAATTGTCAGAGATCATTGGAAG ATGGAACTTTTGGGTTCGTTCAATTTCTGGAATG ATTATCAAGAAAAAGCAAATACACAAGCCTTCTTGTGCCGTGAGACACGCGGAGACGAGGAACTAATCGTGGTGTCTTTCAGAGGCACTGAGGTATTTGACGCAGAAGCTTGGTCATCCGATGTTGATCTCTCCTGGTACGAGCTTCATTGTGGCGTTGGAAAGGTTCACGGAGGCTTTTTGAAAGCACTAGGCTTACAGAAGAATCTAGGTTTCCCGAAAGAAATTGAACAAGTAGACGACAGACCAGTGGCTTATTATTTCATCAGGAACATGCTTAGAGAACTCCTTGCAGCTAACAAGAATGCAAAGTTCATTGTTACGGGCCACAGCTTAGGAGGAGCATTAGCCATTCTGTTTCCGGCCATTTTAGCTTTCCACAAGGAGGATTTGTTGCTTGAGAGATTACAAGGGATTTACACATTCGGTCAACCAAGAGTCGGAGACTCGAAATTTGGGGAGTTCATGGAAGAGCAATTGAAGAATAACAGTATTCGTTATTTCAGAACAGTTTACTGCAATGATATTGTGCCTCGGCTTCCTTATGATGACAACAACTTCATGTTTAAGCACTTTGGAGAATGCCTCTACGTAAACAGTTTTTATAAAGGACAG ATTGTTGCAGAGGAGCCGAACAAGAATTACTTTTCGCTTTTGGATGCCATTCCGCAGATGGCAAATGCAGTTTGGGAGCTTGCAAGAAGCTTTGTCATTCCCTACACAAGGGGAGCTGATTACAAGGAAGGGGCTCTTCTTCGAGTGATAAGATTATTAGGAGTTTTAGTACCGGGTATATCAGCTCATTTACCCCAAAATTATGTTAATGCTTCCCGGTTGGTATCCTCTGATGTATTGCGGATTGATGACTAA